In the genome of Bacillus sp. S3, one region contains:
- a CDS encoding class I SAM-dependent methyltransferase yields MSSVNVWNADLYDNKLSFVANFGKGIVELLQPQKGERILDLGCGTGDLSYEISKSGAFVIGMDSSEAMIIKARDKYPQIPFIIDNGETFRTNEKYDAVFSNAALHWMKNAENVVESIGMALCSGGRLVAEFGGKGNVQTVIQGITEVLNQDYGINVENRNPWYFPSIGEFSTLLEQHGFKVSYAHHFSRPTPLPDGEKGLNHWLNGFADDFFPEFSEEERVVIYEKIKNKIQYNLFKNGIWVADYERIRIVASKETNGSVL; encoded by the coding sequence ATGAGTTCTGTAAATGTGTGGAATGCAGATTTGTATGATAATAAATTAAGTTTTGTGGCAAACTTTGGTAAGGGCATTGTTGAACTTCTTCAGCCGCAAAAGGGCGAGAGGATCCTTGATTTGGGCTGTGGCACTGGAGATCTTTCCTATGAAATTTCTAAGTCTGGGGCGTTTGTGATCGGGATGGATTCATCAGAGGCCATGATTATAAAAGCACGTGATAAATATCCGCAAATCCCGTTCATCATTGATAATGGAGAAACATTTAGAACCAATGAAAAATATGATGCTGTTTTTTCAAACGCAGCCCTTCATTGGATGAAAAATGCTGAGAATGTAGTTGAGTCAATTGGGATGGCATTATGTAGCGGCGGCCGCCTTGTTGCTGAATTCGGCGGCAAAGGAAATGTCCAAACCGTTATTCAGGGAATAACAGAGGTACTTAATCAAGATTACGGAATCAATGTAGAAAATAGAAACCCTTGGTACTTTCCAAGTATTGGGGAATTTAGTACATTACTAGAGCAGCACGGATTTAAGGTATCGTATGCTCATCATTTTTCTCGGCCTACACCGTTACCAGATGGGGAAAAAGGGCTAAATCATTGGTTGAATGGTTTTGCAGATGACTTTTTTCCTGAATTCTCGGAAGAAGAAAGAGTAGTTATTTATGAAAAAATCAAAAATAAGATTCAGTACAATTTATTTAAAAATGGTATATGGGTAGCGGATTATGAACGAATTCGGATTGTGGCAAGTAAGGAAACAAATGGTTCTGTTTTATAA
- a CDS encoding D-2-hydroxyacid dehydrogenase, whose protein sequence is MEKRKMVITHKLEQDQIELIKNVIPGWELIVSKDKEIYLEHAKDAEIIAGWKKGLEEYCLTSESKLKWLQTWSAGIDSLPLETLRANQITLTSANGVHAYPISETIFAFMLGLTRKIHTYVKNQQAKTWHHAHMGLEMHEKTIGIIGVGEIGKETAKIAKAFGMTVLGVRNSGRPVDYVDEMYTPDQLDLLLPKCDYIVVTLPHTKETHHLFGAEQFNQMKNSAFFINIGRGEIVVEEELITALQEGTIAGAGLDVFETEPLTAQSPLWEMQNVIITPHTSGSTEHYNKRVIENILIPNLKDYLAGKTPTINLVDFSKGY, encoded by the coding sequence ATGGAAAAAAGGAAAATGGTCATCACCCATAAACTGGAACAGGATCAAATCGAGCTAATTAAAAATGTAATTCCTGGTTGGGAGCTTATCGTAAGCAAAGATAAAGAGATCTATCTGGAACATGCTAAGGATGCTGAAATTATTGCCGGCTGGAAAAAGGGGTTGGAGGAATATTGCCTTACTTCTGAATCCAAGCTTAAATGGCTGCAAACCTGGAGTGCCGGAATCGACTCCCTGCCGCTTGAAACATTGCGAGCGAATCAAATTACCCTGACAAGTGCTAATGGCGTTCACGCCTATCCCATTTCTGAAACCATTTTTGCCTTCATGCTTGGCTTAACTCGAAAAATTCATACATACGTTAAAAACCAACAAGCAAAAACCTGGCATCATGCACACATGGGGCTGGAAATGCACGAGAAAACAATTGGAATCATTGGCGTAGGAGAGATTGGCAAAGAAACAGCGAAGATTGCCAAGGCATTTGGGATGACTGTACTTGGTGTAAGAAACTCAGGCAGGCCGGTTGACTATGTGGACGAAATGTACACTCCAGATCAATTAGATCTGTTGCTGCCTAAGTGTGACTATATTGTGGTGACTCTCCCACATACAAAAGAAACCCATCATTTATTTGGTGCAGAACAGTTTAACCAAATGAAGAACTCTGCCTTCTTTATTAATATTGGACGCGGGGAAATCGTAGTAGAGGAGGAGCTTATTACGGCCCTCCAAGAAGGAACTATCGCCGGTGCAGGTTTAGATGTTTTTGAAACAGAACCATTAACGGCGCAAAGTCCATTATGGGAAATGCAAAACGTCATTATTACGCCGCACACTTCCGGTTCAACGGAGCACTATAACAAGCGCGTAATCGAAAACATCTTAATCCCTAATCTTAAAGACTATCTTGCGGGAAAAACACCAACCATTAATCTTGTTGATTTTTCAAAAGGATATTAA
- a CDS encoding 3-hydroxyacyl-CoA dehydrogenase: MKIQDCRAIVTGGASGLGEATVRTIVQNGGKAVIFDQSEEKGVRLQSELGEEVLFLRVDVTKEEDIQEAVNKAAEFMGEVNSVVNCAGIGIAEKVLGRKGAHNLALFSKVINVNLIGSFNVIRLAAEKMMSNEVNDQNERGVIINTASVAAYDGQIGQAAYSASKGGIVGMTLPIAREFARYGIRVMTIAPGLFHTPMFDTLPQEARDSLGKMVPFPSRLGYPNEYAHLVQSIIENPMLNGETIRLDGAIRMQPK, encoded by the coding sequence ATGAAAATACAAGATTGTCGCGCAATTGTTACAGGCGGCGCGTCTGGACTTGGTGAGGCAACAGTTCGTACCATTGTTCAAAATGGTGGAAAGGCTGTTATTTTTGACCAATCAGAAGAAAAAGGTGTGCGCCTTCAAAGTGAGTTAGGGGAAGAAGTTTTATTTCTAAGAGTGGATGTAACAAAAGAAGAGGATATTCAAGAAGCGGTTAATAAAGCGGCAGAATTCATGGGCGAGGTCAATTCGGTTGTGAACTGTGCCGGGATTGGAATAGCAGAAAAGGTGCTTGGACGAAAGGGTGCCCATAATCTAGCGCTCTTTTCAAAAGTGATTAATGTGAATTTAATAGGATCTTTTAATGTGATTCGTTTGGCAGCGGAAAAAATGATGAGTAATGAAGTGAACGACCAAAATGAAAGAGGTGTGATCATCAATACTGCTTCGGTTGCAGCTTACGATGGACAAATTGGCCAAGCTGCCTACAGTGCATCAAAAGGCGGAATTGTTGGGATGACTTTGCCGATTGCGAGAGAATTTGCCCGTTACGGAATCCGTGTTATGACCATTGCTCCAGGACTCTTTCACACACCAATGTTTGACACGTTGCCCCAAGAAGCCCGGGACTCACTTGGAAAAATGGTGCCGTTTCCTTCAAGACTTGGCTACCCAAATGAGTATGCCCACCTTGTCCAAAGTATTATCGAAAACCCAATGCTTAACGGGGAAACCATCAGACTTGATGGAGCCATCCGCATGCAGCCAAAATAA
- a CDS encoding zinc ribbon domain-containing protein — MSEKGCIKCGSRDTGTKDVAMTGTGISKMLDIQHNRFTVVFCKKCGYSEFYNKKTSTASNIIDLFLGG, encoded by the coding sequence ATGAGCGAAAAAGGCTGTATTAAATGCGGAAGCCGTGATACAGGTACAAAAGATGTGGCGATGACAGGAACAGGAATATCGAAAATGTTAGATATCCAGCACAATAGGTTTACGGTAGTTTTTTGCAAGAAGTGTGGTTATTCGGAGTTTTATAACAAGAAAACATCGACAGCTTCCAATATTATCGATCTATTCTTGGGAGGCTGA
- a CDS encoding sigma 54-interacting transcriptional regulator — protein MLQFKDIITPVDFIATEDTTLKEAISLMHQKKWNLLPVTDSCSHPVGVFTRSSLHQMVTEETSLTTPIKNYIKKRVEKIRIDTPYEKIEELVKTSKVGTGVVVDEQNRVVGILTKTDMVMSLLQTSQELQMIKKLKRTLETAIDHAFDGIIMTDEKKVITMVSPPLLELFNLLEDEVLYKQAVIVLPQLNLEKVYESATAEVSGFLEINGIKYIVHRIPIIEDGKVIGAIGKVVFRQLNEVSELFKKLQKAENKANFYHQQYQKSETAKFTWEHILSTDPFMEKLKKSGAKAGKGRSTVLILGESGTGKELFAQAIHNSSARSTGKFVVVNCAAIPEDLLESEFFGYEEGAFTGAKQKGKLGKFDLANGGTLFLDEIGDMSLTLQAKLLRVLQEREFYRVGGTVKIKVDVRIIAATNRNLEEMVKDGLFREDLYYRLNVISLHIPPLRNRPYDVNHLISQFMIEFNQILGTSITGLEDDANKALLNYDWPGNVRELRNVMERAMTFSETGKVKYEDLPDYLMKQVQLNEPILHVSMVKNAELEAIKKALVQVQGNKVQAARLLGISRSGLYEKIKKYKLTT, from the coding sequence ATGCTCCAATTTAAAGACATAATTACACCCGTTGATTTTATTGCCACTGAAGATACGACGCTAAAAGAAGCGATTAGCCTCATGCACCAAAAGAAGTGGAATCTTTTGCCTGTTACAGATTCATGCAGTCATCCCGTTGGGGTTTTTACCCGAAGCAGTTTGCATCAAATGGTGACAGAAGAAACCTCACTTACCACTCCAATTAAAAATTACATAAAAAAACGGGTTGAAAAGATTCGTATTGATACCCCTTATGAAAAAATTGAAGAACTCGTCAAAACTAGCAAGGTTGGCACGGGTGTGGTCGTGGATGAACAGAATCGTGTCGTAGGAATCCTGACGAAAACGGACATGGTGATGTCACTCTTGCAAACCTCTCAAGAATTACAAATGATAAAAAAATTAAAGAGAACATTGGAAACGGCGATTGACCATGCTTTTGATGGAATCATCATGACGGATGAAAAGAAAGTCATTACCATGGTTAGCCCTCCGCTCTTGGAATTGTTTAATCTTCTAGAAGATGAGGTGCTGTACAAACAAGCAGTTATTGTTTTACCGCAGCTGAATCTCGAAAAAGTTTATGAATCGGCAACAGCAGAGGTTAGCGGATTTTTAGAAATCAACGGGATTAAATATATCGTTCACCGGATTCCAATTATTGAGGATGGAAAAGTAATCGGGGCAATCGGCAAGGTTGTCTTCCGCCAATTAAACGAGGTGAGCGAATTATTTAAAAAGCTTCAGAAGGCAGAAAATAAGGCGAACTTTTATCATCAGCAATATCAAAAATCGGAAACAGCCAAGTTCACCTGGGAACATATTTTAAGTACGGACCCCTTTATGGAAAAATTGAAGAAAAGCGGTGCGAAGGCAGGAAAAGGAAGATCGACGGTGCTTATTCTCGGAGAGAGCGGAACCGGAAAGGAGCTGTTTGCTCAAGCGATTCATAACAGCAGTGCTAGAAGCACAGGTAAGTTTGTCGTTGTTAATTGTGCTGCGATTCCTGAGGATTTACTAGAATCCGAGTTTTTTGGCTATGAAGAGGGAGCGTTTACCGGAGCAAAGCAAAAAGGAAAGCTTGGGAAGTTTGATCTTGCAAACGGTGGGACACTTTTCCTTGATGAGATTGGCGACATGTCTCTGACCTTGCAAGCGAAGCTACTTCGCGTCCTCCAAGAACGGGAATTTTACCGGGTTGGCGGAACCGTAAAGATAAAAGTAGATGTCCGAATTATTGCTGCCACGAATAGAAATTTAGAAGAGATGGTCAAAGACGGTCTTTTTAGAGAGGATTTATATTATCGTCTCAATGTTATTTCGCTTCATATTCCGCCGCTCCGCAATCGTCCATATGATGTTAATCATTTAATCAGCCAGTTTATGATTGAATTTAATCAAATTTTAGGTACGAGTATTACCGGTTTGGAGGATGATGCCAATAAAGCACTGCTGAATTATGACTGGCCGGGAAATGTTCGGGAATTAAGGAATGTTATGGAACGGGCGATGACATTTTCTGAAACTGGAAAAGTGAAATACGAGGACCTCCCGGATTATTTAATGAAACAAGTTCAACTCAATGAACCAATTTTACATGTATCCATGGTTAAAAATGCAGAACTCGAGGCAATTAAAAAAGCGCTTGTGCAGGTGCAGGGAAATAAAGTGCAAGCAGCTAGATTACTAGGAATCAGCCGCTCTGGTTTGTATGAAAAAATAAAGAAATACAAACTAACAACGTAA
- a CDS encoding acyl-CoA synthetase — protein sequence MNIGSLLSQSARKFPEFPAIQCEGRCYSYRQFNEEVNRFAHGLLGQGVNKGDRLALMMKNSDHFVFTFFAAAKIGAVAVPINFRLTATEVQYILEQSDAAIVVCDKEFEQLIAEAEQGTSIRMVITVGEPETAGFYSYEKVLSDNRDEPAIEVSEKDDVEILYTSGTTGRPKGALFDHSQIFKVGISVVISMEISQQERILHLAPLFHSAQLNLFLISGVALGATHIIHRDFHPVKTLQAIQEHKITHLFAVPAMYTFLLQVPNAAEYDLSSIKRVGYGAAPMAPELVKKSMQLFKTDQFYNLCGLTEAGPGGILLDPEGHKLHLGKGGKPIFMTETRVVNEEGKDVLPGVIGEFILRSPMVMKEYYKKPDETKSTLKNGWLYTGDLATIDEEGYITLVDRKKDMIISGGENVYSVEVEGVLYEHPAVLEAAIIGLPDEVWGEAVCAIIVPKEGAVIDEQELRSFCREKLAGYKVPRRIFIEQQLPRNASGKILKYQLRQKMNQMSGEKNNRSTSSTESEVI from the coding sequence ATGAATATCGGAAGTCTCTTATCTCAAAGTGCCCGCAAGTTCCCTGAATTCCCAGCAATCCAATGTGAAGGCAGATGCTATTCCTACAGACAATTTAACGAAGAGGTAAATAGATTTGCTCACGGACTGCTTGGCCAAGGTGTGAACAAAGGTGACAGGCTTGCGTTAATGATGAAGAATTCAGACCACTTTGTCTTTACCTTTTTTGCCGCTGCTAAAATTGGCGCTGTCGCTGTTCCAATAAACTTTCGATTGACCGCTACAGAGGTCCAGTACATATTAGAGCAATCAGATGCGGCCATAGTGGTATGTGATAAAGAATTTGAACAGCTTATTGCTGAAGCAGAACAAGGAACATCCATCCGGATGGTCATCACGGTGGGAGAGCCCGAAACGGCGGGTTTCTATTCATATGAAAAAGTTTTATCTGATAACAGGGATGAACCCGCTATTGAAGTTTCAGAAAAGGACGATGTCGAAATTTTGTACACTTCGGGTACGACAGGACGTCCAAAGGGAGCCCTCTTTGATCATAGTCAAATTTTCAAAGTCGGAATTTCCGTCGTCATCAGTATGGAGATTAGCCAGCAAGAACGTATTCTCCATTTAGCACCGTTGTTCCACTCAGCACAATTAAATCTATTCTTAATTTCCGGCGTTGCCCTTGGTGCGACGCATATTATCCATCGAGATTTCCATCCAGTTAAAACACTGCAAGCCATTCAAGAACATAAAATTACCCATTTATTTGCTGTACCCGCGATGTATACGTTCTTGCTCCAAGTTCCGAATGCTGCCGAATATGATTTGTCATCCATTAAGAGAGTTGGATATGGGGCAGCCCCGATGGCACCGGAGCTTGTTAAAAAAAGTATGCAGTTATTTAAAACAGATCAATTTTACAATTTATGCGGTCTAACGGAAGCGGGACCAGGCGGGATTCTCCTAGATCCGGAGGGGCATAAACTACATCTTGGCAAGGGTGGCAAACCAATCTTTATGACTGAAACGCGGGTTGTCAATGAAGAAGGGAAAGACGTGTTACCAGGTGTAATTGGTGAATTTATTCTTCGCAGTCCGATGGTGATGAAGGAGTATTATAAAAAGCCCGATGAAACAAAGAGCACCCTTAAAAATGGCTGGCTTTATACAGGTGATTTGGCAACGATTGACGAGGAAGGCTATATTACCTTAGTTGACCGGAAAAAGGACATGATCATCTCGGGCGGGGAAAATGTATATTCCGTTGAGGTGGAAGGCGTTCTGTATGAACATCCGGCTGTTCTTGAGGCAGCGATTATCGGATTGCCGGATGAGGTATGGGGCGAGGCTGTTTGTGCGATCATTGTCCCAAAAGAGGGTGCAGTGATTGATGAACAGGAATTGCGCAGCTTCTGCCGGGAGAAGCTGGCTGGTTACAAGGTCCCAAGGCGGATTTTTATTGAACAGCAGCTGCCAAGGAACGCTTCTGGAAAAATACTAAAATACCAATTACGGCAGAAAATGAATCAAATGAGTGGTGAGAAGAATAACCGAAGCACTTCCTCAACTGAAAGTGAGGTTATCTAA
- a CDS encoding acyl-CoA dehydrogenase family protein, with the protein MKHPYLNDDHEIFRQSLRKFLEKEAYPFYEQWEEDRMIPRSFWQKMGEQGFLCPDIDEKYGGSEVDWGFAVVINEELERVGSGLIGIGLHNDIVVPYITTYGSEEQKQRWLPKCVTGEIITAIAMTEPGTGSDLANIKTTAKLEGDHYIVNGQKTFITNGIQSDLVLVAVKTDPQAVPKHKGVSLILIERDTPGFSRGRKLNKVGLHCQDTAELIFEDCRVPKENLLGEEGKGFLYLMEKLQQERLLVAIGAQTASEVMLKMTIDYVKSREAFGKPVSQFQNTQFKIVEMATEIEMGRVFLDQLIAEHIEGKNVVTKVSMAKWKLTDIAKKIAAECMQLHGGYGYMEEYEIARRFRDIPVSSIYAGTNEIMKTIIAKNLGL; encoded by the coding sequence ATGAAACACCCATACTTAAACGATGACCACGAAATTTTTCGCCAATCGTTAAGAAAGTTTTTAGAAAAAGAAGCATATCCCTTTTATGAGCAATGGGAAGAAGACCGGATGATTCCTCGGTCTTTTTGGCAGAAGATGGGGGAGCAGGGCTTTCTATGCCCTGATATCGATGAAAAATATGGCGGCAGTGAAGTAGATTGGGGTTTTGCAGTTGTTATAAATGAGGAGCTAGAGCGCGTCGGGTCAGGACTAATTGGTATCGGGCTTCATAACGACATTGTGGTGCCATACATCACCACATACGGCAGTGAGGAACAGAAGCAGCGCTGGCTGCCGAAATGTGTCACTGGTGAAATTATTACCGCAATTGCCATGACGGAACCAGGCACAGGCTCTGATCTTGCAAATATTAAAACAACCGCCAAGCTTGAAGGTGACCATTATATCGTCAACGGACAAAAGACGTTTATCACGAATGGGATTCAATCTGACCTTGTTTTGGTCGCGGTTAAAACCGACCCCCAGGCAGTACCGAAGCATAAGGGGGTTAGTCTTATCTTAATTGAACGGGATACACCTGGATTCTCTAGAGGTAGAAAGTTGAACAAGGTTGGGCTTCATTGTCAGGATACAGCGGAATTGATTTTTGAAGACTGCCGGGTTCCAAAGGAAAATCTGCTTGGCGAAGAAGGCAAGGGCTTCCTCTATTTAATGGAAAAACTCCAACAGGAGCGGCTTCTTGTTGCAATTGGAGCACAAACGGCATCGGAAGTGATGCTGAAAATGACCATCGATTACGTGAAAAGCCGGGAAGCGTTTGGAAAACCCGTAAGCCAATTCCAAAATACTCAGTTTAAAATTGTTGAGATGGCAACCGAGATTGAAATGGGCAGGGTATTCTTGGATCAGTTAATTGCCGAGCATATTGAAGGGAAAAACGTCGTGACGAAGGTGTCGATGGCAAAATGGAAGTTGACAGATATTGCAAAGAAGATTGCGGCGGAATGTATGCAGCTCCATGGCGGATACGGCTATATGGAGGAATACGAAATTGCGAGACGATTCCGCGATATTCCTGTCTCGAGCATTTATGCCGGAACAAATGAGATCATGAAGACGATCATTGCGAAAAATCTAGGTTTATAG
- a CDS encoding thiolase family protein, which translates to MREVVIVEGVRTPVGRRNGLLKEIRPDDLAGLTLKELVNRAGIDPAIIDDVILGCVTQSGEQAGDIARVAALIAGFPIEVPGTTIDRQCGSSQQAVHFAAQAILAGDMDVVIAGGVESMSRVPMGSNYKGAEDTFSPNLRSKYEMIHQGLSAERIAENYGFTREQLDQFSLESHQKALKAQDEGYFAREIFPLEVTLPDGATVTVKDDSGPRKGTSLEALAGLKTSFKEDGVIHAGNSSQISDGAAALLLMSREKAEELGLKPRFRVHTRVVVGSDPTLMLTGPIPATRKALEKSGLSIDAIDIFEVNEAFAPVPLAWLKDTGADPAKLNPNGGAIALGHPLGGSGARLMVTMMYELERTRGRYGLQTMCEGHGMANATIIERLD; encoded by the coding sequence ATGCGGGAAGTTGTCATTGTTGAAGGGGTTCGGACCCCTGTAGGGAGAAGAAATGGTCTTTTGAAGGAGATCCGACCGGATGATTTGGCTGGTTTAACATTAAAAGAGCTGGTAAACCGTGCAGGTATCGATCCAGCAATAATCGATGATGTCATTTTAGGCTGTGTGACCCAATCAGGGGAACAAGCTGGGGATATTGCCAGGGTTGCTGCTTTAATCGCTGGATTCCCAATTGAGGTGCCAGGCACCACGATTGACCGCCAATGCGGTTCAAGCCAGCAAGCTGTTCACTTTGCTGCACAAGCAATTCTTGCCGGCGATATGGATGTCGTAATTGCCGGCGGTGTGGAAAGCATGTCACGTGTGCCGATGGGCTCTAACTATAAGGGGGCCGAGGACACTTTTAGTCCGAATTTAAGATCTAAGTACGAAATGATTCATCAGGGATTATCTGCTGAGCGGATTGCCGAAAACTATGGTTTTACTCGGGAACAACTCGATCAATTTTCACTCGAAAGTCACCAAAAGGCATTAAAGGCGCAGGATGAAGGGTATTTTGCTAGAGAAATTTTTCCGCTTGAAGTAACGCTTCCGGACGGAGCCACAGTTACCGTCAAAGATGATTCCGGTCCAAGAAAGGGGACTTCACTTGAAGCATTGGCAGGTTTGAAGACATCCTTCAAAGAGGATGGTGTCATTCATGCCGGAAACTCTAGTCAAATTAGTGACGGAGCAGCCGCCTTATTACTCATGTCCCGCGAGAAAGCAGAAGAGCTTGGCCTAAAGCCGCGGTTCCGTGTTCATACACGTGTAGTCGTTGGCTCCGATCCAACCTTGATGCTGACAGGACCGATTCCCGCAACGCGGAAAGCACTCGAAAAGTCAGGGCTCTCCATTGATGCTATTGATATATTTGAAGTAAATGAAGCCTTTGCCCCGGTACCGCTTGCTTGGCTGAAAGATACGGGTGCTGACCCGGCAAAACTTAATCCCAACGGCGGTGCGATTGCTCTAGGTCATCCTCTTGGCGGCAGCGGTGCGCGTTTAATGGTAACGATGATGTATGAGCTCGAGCGCACCAGAGGACGATACGGATTGCAAACAATGTGCGAAGGCCACGGTATGGCAAACGCGACAATTATTGAACGGTTAGATTAA
- a CDS encoding fatty acid--CoA ligase: MTTTIGKIFNLTVKRFPNKEALYDVRKNVRYTYKEWNEQVNRLANALLNEGVKKGDRVSTFMFNTEELGTAFFACAKIGAIFNPINFRLTPEEVAYILADAAPKVVLFEKALEPVVSAISKRFDKIAFWFIDENQPDYAASFHKKITSASTKEVQAEVNENDIYAFIYTSGTTGRPKGVMHSHRNMVDQSVLCNAAQKLEAEDVGLVTAPMFHCAELHCAFLPRVHVGARNVILHQFNPKAILGLIEQEKISKFFAAPTMWNMLLQEDLSQYDLSSLKLGLYGAAPMAPSLVHALHDRLGISLIQAYGMTEMGPAITFLSENDQLRKAGSAGQAALSHDIRVVRTREDGPSDPDDMMPAGETGEIIVQGPCMMIGYFNREEATENALYKGWYHSGDIGYLDEDGFLFVNDRVDDMIVSGGENIYPREVEDVLHAHPGVLDVAIVGQPDDRWGETVSAFVVKKDPNITEQELDDFCKNSDSLANYKRPRNYIFCEALPRNASGKIQKFVLRKQLEELFSPDMKGL, encoded by the coding sequence ATGACCACGACAATTGGAAAAATCTTTAATTTAACGGTAAAAAGGTTTCCAAACAAAGAGGCTTTGTATGATGTTCGAAAAAATGTCCGCTACACCTACAAGGAATGGAACGAACAGGTAAACCGGCTCGCCAATGCACTATTAAATGAAGGAGTTAAGAAAGGCGACCGTGTTTCCACGTTCATGTTTAATACCGAGGAATTGGGGACTGCCTTTTTTGCCTGTGCTAAAATCGGTGCTATTTTTAATCCGATTAATTTCCGGCTCACTCCTGAGGAAGTGGCATATATTTTAGCCGATGCCGCCCCTAAGGTTGTTCTTTTTGAAAAAGCCTTAGAGCCCGTCGTGTCAGCAATCTCCAAGCGCTTCGATAAAATCGCCTTCTGGTTTATTGATGAAAATCAGCCTGATTACGCGGCAAGCTTTCACAAAAAAATTACCTCAGCATCAACAAAAGAGGTTCAGGCGGAAGTAAACGAGAATGACATCTATGCCTTTATTTATACAAGCGGAACAACGGGCAGACCTAAAGGGGTCATGCATAGCCACCGGAATATGGTAGACCAAAGTGTGCTCTGTAATGCAGCGCAGAAGCTTGAAGCGGAGGATGTTGGCCTCGTGACCGCCCCGATGTTCCATTGTGCCGAGCTTCATTGTGCCTTCCTGCCAAGGGTGCATGTTGGGGCAAGGAATGTCATTTTACACCAATTCAATCCAAAAGCCATCCTTGGATTGATTGAACAGGAAAAAATCTCAAAGTTTTTCGCCGCACCAACGATGTGGAACATGCTCCTTCAGGAAGATCTAAGTCAATATGACCTTTCAAGCTTGAAGCTTGGTTTATATGGTGCAGCTCCAATGGCTCCGTCGCTCGTCCATGCTTTGCATGATCGCTTAGGCATTTCTTTAATTCAAGCGTATGGGATGACGGAAATGGGGCCGGCTATTACCTTTCTATCGGAAAATGATCAGCTAAGAAAAGCGGGTTCTGCAGGGCAAGCAGCTCTTAGTCATGATATTAGGGTGGTCCGTACCAGAGAAGATGGGCCATCTGATCCAGATGATATGATGCCGGCTGGCGAAACAGGTGAAATTATTGTTCAAGGGCCATGCATGATGATTGGCTATTTTAATCGTGAGGAAGCGACTGAAAACGCGTTGTACAAAGGCTGGTACCATTCGGGTGACATCGGCTATCTCGATGAAGATGGATTCCTATTTGTAAATGACCGTGTTGACGACATGATCGTCAGCGGCGGGGAAAACATTTATCCGCGTGAGGTTGAAGATGTTTTGCATGCACACCCGGGTGTTCTGGACGTTGCGATAGTTGGCCAGCCGGATGACCGCTGGGGTGAAACGGTTTCCGCTTTTGTTGTAAAAAAAGATCCGAATATAACCGAACAAGAATTAGATGATTTCTGCAAAAATAGTGATAGCCTGGCAAACTATAAGCGTCCGAGGAACTATATTTTTTGTGAAGCATTGCCGCGAAATGCCAGCGGCAAAATCCAAAAATTTGTTCTTCGTAAGCAGCTGGAGGAGCTTTTTTCCCCAGATATGAAAGGTCTCTGA